From Phycisphaerae bacterium, a single genomic window includes:
- a CDS encoding NAD(P)-dependent oxidoreductase translates to MELPERIKTEQELEEVMTRPSPGLVEDMVRVEGDLLLLGVAGKMGPTMARLARRAWDQAGRESRIIGVARFTDAAVRDRLEADGIETIAADLLDEEALASLPDVPNIIYLAARKFGSTGNEPLTWAMNTYLPARVAVRFRCSRIVALSTGNVYAFSPTDGPGPDESTPVGPVGEYAQSCLGRERMFQYFSEQNGTPVSLIRLNYAIDLRYGVLMDVATKVFTGQPIDLTMGHVNVIWQGDANAAILRSLRYCACPPFILNVTGPETISVRMLAAEFGRRLGKEPVLTGTEAPTALLSNAARYHKMMGPPQVPLERMIDWVAHWVSIGGRTLNKPTKFQSRDGRF, encoded by the coding sequence ATGGAACTGCCCGAGCGGATCAAAACGGAACAAGAGTTGGAGGAAGTAATGACCCGGCCGTCGCCGGGACTGGTCGAAGACATGGTTCGCGTGGAGGGCGATCTGCTGTTGCTCGGTGTGGCCGGCAAGATGGGGCCGACGATGGCTCGGCTGGCCCGGCGGGCGTGGGATCAGGCGGGGCGGGAATCACGGATCATCGGCGTCGCCCGGTTCACCGATGCGGCCGTTCGCGACCGGCTCGAAGCCGACGGCATTGAGACGATTGCCGCCGATTTGCTGGATGAGGAAGCCCTGGCGTCGCTGCCGGACGTGCCGAATATCATCTATCTGGCGGCGCGCAAGTTCGGCTCGACGGGCAACGAGCCGCTGACCTGGGCGATGAACACCTATCTGCCGGCTCGGGTTGCGGTGAGGTTCCGTTGCTCGCGGATCGTCGCATTGTCGACGGGCAACGTTTACGCGTTCAGCCCGACGGACGGGCCGGGACCGGATGAGTCGACGCCGGTGGGCCCGGTGGGGGAATACGCCCAATCGTGCCTTGGCCGCGAACGGATGTTTCAGTACTTCAGCGAACAGAACGGCACGCCGGTCTCGCTGATTCGGCTGAACTACGCGATCGATCTGCGATACGGCGTTCTGATGGATGTGGCAACGAAGGTGTTCACGGGCCAGCCGATCGATCTGACCATGGGTCATGTGAACGTGATATGGCAGGGCGACGCGAACGCGGCGATCCTGCGGAGTCTGCGATATTGTGCCTGCCCGCCGTTTATCCTGAACGTTACCGGTCCTGAGACGATTTCGGTTCGGATGCTTGCCGCCGAGTTCGGGCGTCGGCTGGGCAAGGAGCCGGTCCTGACCGGAACCGAGGCCCCCACCGCCCTGCTCAGCAACGCGGCCAGGTATCACAAGATGATGGGCCCGCCGCAGGTGCCACTGGAGCGGATGATCGATTGGGTTGCCCACTGGGTCAGCATCGGCGGGCGCACGTTGAATAAGCCCACCAAGTTCCAGAGCCGGGACGGGAGGTTCTGA
- a CDS encoding M2 family metallopeptidase, which produces MSPFCCCCVSLGLVCLTFASLDVSAAEPPAADAARRFIAEYEASIRPLQIASALADWNAQASGKDEDYKAAQEAQNKLDAALSDPAAFARLKQVREDLGKVQPKPDSLLARQIELLYLEYAAKQIDTELLRRITAKASACMQAFNVYRAKVNDRELPDSEVRKVLRESRDSAYRRAVWEAAKGVGSVVEKDLKELVKLRNQAARKLGFTDFYEMQLQFAEMTKSEVLKLFDELHELTREPFREAKSRLDAGLAADYGIPVAELRPWHYHDPFFQEPPATYTDHLDPIYQSADVVKLATEFYAGIDLPIDDVIARSDLYERPGKYPHAMCMDVDRDGDIRIMANVVPNHQWMSTMLHELGHAVYDKYIPRSVPYVLRTPAHSFTTEAVAMLFERVADQPAWMQSVGLKVHDPKAIAETTDRMHRDHVLIFAGWSQVMVRFEAALYADPDQDLNRLWWDLVEKYQLVNRPEGRNTPDYASKIHIISSPVYYHSYMMGEMFASQLHHTIVRDVLKANTPTPLYSGRKAIGDFMKEKVFGPGASLRWDALVRHATGRDLSPKTMMAEIGGDERMSATAD; this is translated from the coding sequence ATGAGTCCGTTCTGTTGTTGCTGTGTATCGCTCGGCTTGGTCTGTCTCACTTTTGCATCGCTCGATGTCTCTGCCGCCGAGCCGCCGGCTGCCGACGCAGCCAGACGCTTCATCGCCGAATACGAGGCGTCCATCCGTCCCCTTCAGATTGCCTCGGCCCTGGCCGACTGGAATGCCCAAGCCTCCGGCAAAGACGAGGACTATAAGGCCGCCCAGGAAGCCCAGAACAAGCTCGACGCCGCCTTATCTGATCCTGCGGCCTTCGCTCGCCTCAAACAGGTGCGCGAGGATTTGGGCAAGGTCCAACCCAAGCCCGATAGCTTGCTCGCTCGCCAGATCGAGCTGCTGTACCTCGAATACGCAGCCAAGCAGATCGATACTGAACTGCTCAGACGCATCACCGCAAAGGCAAGTGCCTGCATGCAGGCCTTCAATGTCTATCGCGCGAAGGTCAACGATCGCGAACTGCCCGACAGCGAGGTCCGCAAGGTTCTTCGCGAATCACGCGACAGCGCCTATCGCCGGGCCGTCTGGGAGGCTGCCAAAGGCGTCGGCTCGGTCGTCGAGAAAGACCTCAAGGAACTCGTCAAGCTCCGCAACCAGGCCGCCCGCAAGCTCGGGTTCACCGATTTCTACGAAATGCAGCTTCAGTTCGCCGAAATGACCAAGTCCGAGGTCCTCAAGCTCTTCGACGAACTCCATGAGCTGACCCGCGAGCCGTTCCGCGAGGCCAAGAGCCGACTCGACGCCGGACTTGCCGCTGATTACGGCATCCCGGTGGCCGAGCTACGCCCCTGGCATTACCACGACCCGTTCTTTCAGGAGCCACCGGCCACTTATACGGACCACCTTGATCCCATCTATCAATCCGCCGACGTCGTGAAGCTGGCCACGGAGTTCTATGCTGGCATCGACCTCCCCATCGATGACGTGATCGCCCGCAGCGACCTCTACGAACGCCCCGGCAAGTATCCCCACGCGATGTGCATGGACGTTGACCGCGACGGCGACATTCGAATCATGGCCAACGTCGTGCCCAACCATCAGTGGATGTCCACCATGCTCCACGAACTGGGCCACGCCGTTTATGATAAATACATCCCGCGGTCTGTGCCCTACGTCCTGCGAACTCCGGCGCATTCATTTACCACCGAAGCCGTCGCCATGCTCTTCGAGCGGGTTGCCGACCAACCCGCCTGGATGCAGTCGGTCGGCCTTAAGGTGCACGACCCCAAGGCCATCGCCGAAACGACCGACCGCATGCACCGCGATCATGTACTCATTTTCGCCGGCTGGTCGCAGGTCATGGTTCGGTTCGAAGCAGCCCTCTATGCCGACCCCGACCAGGACCTTAATCGGCTCTGGTGGGACCTCGTCGAGAAATACCAGCTTGTGAACCGGCCGGAAGGACGCAATACCCCTGACTACGCCAGCAAAATCCATATCATCAGCAGTCCGGTGTATTACCACAGTTACATGATGGGAGAAATGTTCGCCTCACAGCTTCACCACACCATCGTCCGCGATGTGTTGAAGGCAAACACGCCGACGCCGCTCTACAGCGGCCGGAAGGCGATCGGCGACTTCATGAAAGAGAAGGTCTTCGGCCCCGGCGCAAGCCTGCGGTGGGATGCACTCGTCCGCCACGCCACCGGCCGGGACCTCAGCCCCAAAACCATGATGGCCGAGATTGGCGGCGATGAGCGTATGTCCGCAACAGCGGATTGA
- a CDS encoding RsmE family RNA methyltransferase, producing the protein MPEARFHVADLSNTDVVLTEQESRHASHSRRLRPGDPVVLFDGHGTEAGGQIATVSRSGVHVRVLRTWTRPRLRPVVTLAVAMPKGPRQDFLVEKCTELGIAALWPIQTTRSVSQVSAHKLNKWRRTAIEAAKQSGQAWIPELSPPRQLNEALAQAADFDRLLIAVPDAEISSTWATTVADARSVLAFIGPEGGWTDSERSACLAKGCRAVSLGPNTLRIETAAIALAAILHAAGGKPLQSDNAHGS; encoded by the coding sequence ATGCCCGAGGCAAGGTTTCACGTTGCCGATCTCAGCAACACGGACGTGGTGCTTACCGAGCAGGAAAGCCGCCATGCAAGCCACTCTCGCCGCCTCCGACCCGGCGACCCGGTGGTGCTTTTCGATGGCCACGGAACAGAGGCCGGTGGTCAGATCGCCACCGTGTCTCGCTCGGGCGTACATGTGCGGGTCCTCCGGACTTGGACCCGACCACGGCTTCGGCCTGTCGTGACGCTGGCCGTCGCGATGCCCAAAGGCCCCAGGCAGGACTTTCTGGTGGAAAAGTGTACGGAGCTCGGCATCGCCGCCCTGTGGCCTATTCAGACTACCCGCAGCGTATCCCAAGTCTCCGCTCACAAGCTGAACAAGTGGCGCCGAACGGCCATCGAAGCAGCCAAACAGTCGGGGCAGGCTTGGATTCCTGAACTGAGCCCGCCGCGGCAGCTTAATGAAGCCTTGGCTCAGGCTGCCGACTTCGACCGACTGCTCATTGCGGTTCCGGATGCGGAAATCTCATCGACATGGGCCACCACGGTCGCCGACGCCCGGTCTGTGCTGGCCTTCATCGGTCCTGAAGGCGGGTGGACCGACTCTGAGCGGTCCGCATGCCTCGCCAAAGGCTGCCGCGCCGTCTCACTGGGCCCCAACACCCTGCGCATCGAGACTGCGGCCATTGCCCTTGCTGCCATCCTGCATGCCGCCGGGGGTAAACCACTGCAGTCGGACAACGCCCACGGTAGTTGA
- the tsaD gene encoding tRNA (adenosine(37)-N6)-threonylcarbamoyltransferase complex transferase subunit TsaD — MYGSDNAPIILGIETSCDETSAAVVIGSHKVLSNVVATQFDVHAKYGGVVPELASRAHIENLDGVIQEAMARAHVTRQDIDAIAVTNRPGLVGCLLIGVTAAKTLALAWSKPLVAVNHVHAHACSPAIDLPPNNPEPWPAVALVVSGGHSSLFLVRDPLNIELLGATIDDASGEAFDKVATVLNLGFPGGPIIERIAREGNPRACKFPRTMLGRDSLDFSFSGLKTAVLYRVHGPGRTTGGLERLSRQDVADIAASFQEAVVDVLVAKTMLAVEKTGVRTVMVGGGVAANGQLRTALSTACSQREISLYLAPMIYCTDNGAMVGALAGYFLRAGRTDSLAVDPRALM, encoded by the coding sequence ATGTACGGATCTGACAACGCGCCGATCATCCTGGGCATTGAGACCTCCTGTGACGAGACCAGCGCCGCCGTTGTCATCGGCTCGCACAAGGTCTTGTCCAACGTCGTCGCCACCCAGTTCGATGTCCATGCCAAATACGGCGGCGTCGTCCCCGAGCTGGCCTCGCGAGCCCACATCGAGAACCTCGACGGCGTCATTCAGGAGGCCATGGCCCGCGCCCACGTCACGCGGCAGGATATCGACGCCATTGCGGTGACCAATCGGCCTGGCCTCGTCGGCTGCCTGCTGATCGGCGTCACCGCCGCCAAGACCCTCGCCTTGGCATGGAGCAAGCCTCTCGTCGCCGTCAACCACGTGCACGCCCACGCTTGCAGCCCGGCCATCGACCTGCCCCCCAACAACCCCGAACCCTGGCCTGCCGTAGCCCTCGTCGTCAGCGGCGGCCACAGCAGCCTGTTTCTCGTCCGAGACCCCCTGAACATCGAGTTGCTCGGGGCGACCATCGATGACGCATCCGGCGAGGCCTTCGACAAGGTGGCCACAGTGCTCAACCTCGGTTTCCCCGGTGGCCCAATCATCGAACGCATCGCCCGCGAGGGCAACCCACGGGCCTGCAAGTTCCCCCGAACCATGCTCGGCCGCGATTCGCTCGATTTCAGCTTCAGCGGTCTGAAAACCGCGGTTCTGTATCGCGTCCACGGCCCCGGCAGAACCACCGGCGGCCTCGAGCGATTGAGCCGGCAGGACGTCGCCGATATCGCCGCAAGCTTCCAGGAGGCCGTGGTCGACGTGCTGGTCGCCAAAACCATGCTCGCCGTCGAGAAAACAGGAGTCCGCACGGTCATGGTCGGCGGGGGGGTCGCGGCCAATGGCCAACTGCGCACCGCTCTCTCAACCGCCTGCAGCCAAAGAGAAATCAGCCTGTACCTGGCCCCCATGATATACTGCACCGACAATGGGGCTATGGTCGGCGCATTGGCTGGCTACTTCCTCCGGGCCGGGCGAACCGACTCACTCGCTGTCGATCCACGGGCGCTCATGTGA
- a CDS encoding magnesium chelatase gives MSGKPTTLRQLRESGWQPKTVKREMHDNFLRMLQSGEELFPGIIGYEDTVIPELNIGLLAQHDMLFLGEKGQAKSRLMRLLVRFLDPEIPYLDIPDCPVHENPYKPITAAGKRFLTEHAEKDVPIAWWPRRQRYAERLSPGTKFADIIGEIDPARLAAGTSLSAEEALHFGLIPRMHRGIFAMNELPELDELVQVGLFNILEERDVQIRGFPVQFDIDVLILFSANPATYNRSGKVIPQLKDRIGTVIHTHYPRRREVGIQIMEQEAGICLDGEFPVRVPVFMKEIIEQMSICARRSKYVDQQSGVSARFSIANYRTMVASARHRAVRLGERPAVPRISDLAHLQASSLGKLELDMMGSHQMSERQVLDAILAEAVRIVFDEYVDRHGLEEITDVFSKGVKIEVGDMLPSSQYAERVKRIPKIWEKAFEVNPAENDAVRASCVEFVLAGLYAKDRISRSQHHGRITYEL, from the coding sequence ATGTCCGGCAAACCAACCACATTGAGGCAGCTCCGCGAGAGCGGCTGGCAACCCAAGACCGTCAAACGCGAGATGCATGACAACTTCCTGCGAATGCTGCAAAGCGGCGAGGAGCTCTTTCCCGGCATCATAGGATATGAGGACACCGTCATCCCCGAACTCAATATCGGCCTGCTTGCTCAGCACGATATGCTGTTCCTTGGCGAGAAAGGCCAGGCCAAGAGCCGGCTCATGCGCCTCTTGGTGCGCTTCCTCGACCCCGAGATTCCATACCTGGACATCCCCGACTGTCCGGTGCACGAGAACCCTTATAAGCCGATCACCGCGGCTGGCAAACGCTTTCTGACCGAGCACGCCGAGAAGGATGTGCCGATCGCCTGGTGGCCCAGACGGCAACGCTATGCCGAGCGGCTCAGCCCGGGCACGAAATTCGCCGACATCATCGGCGAAATTGACCCCGCCAGGCTCGCCGCGGGAACCAGCCTCTCCGCCGAGGAGGCCCTGCACTTCGGCCTCATCCCCCGCATGCACCGCGGGATCTTCGCCATGAACGAGCTGCCCGAGCTTGACGAGCTCGTTCAGGTCGGATTGTTCAACATTCTCGAAGAACGCGACGTCCAGATCCGCGGCTTCCCCGTCCAATTCGATATCGACGTGCTGATCCTGTTCTCGGCAAACCCGGCCACATACAACCGCAGCGGGAAGGTGATCCCGCAGCTCAAGGACCGGATCGGCACGGTCATTCACACGCACTACCCGCGACGCCGCGAGGTCGGTATCCAGATCATGGAACAGGAAGCTGGTATCTGCCTAGATGGCGAGTTTCCGGTACGGGTGCCGGTGTTCATGAAGGAAATCATCGAGCAGATGAGCATCTGTGCCCGGCGATCGAAGTATGTCGACCAGCAGTCGGGCGTGAGCGCTCGCTTCAGTATCGCCAACTACCGCACCATGGTCGCCAGTGCCCGGCATCGGGCCGTGCGCCTTGGTGAACGTCCGGCCGTCCCCCGCATTTCGGATCTGGCGCACCTGCAGGCCTCGTCGCTGGGCAAGCTGGAGCTGGATATGATGGGCTCGCACCAGATGTCCGAACGCCAGGTGCTGGATGCGATCCTGGCCGAGGCCGTTCGTATCGTGTTCGATGAGTACGTCGATAGGCATGGCCTGGAGGAGATAACCGACGTCTTCAGCAAGGGCGTGAAGATCGAAGTCGGTGACATGCTGCCCTCCTCACAATATGCCGAGCGGGTGAAGCGGATCCCGAAGATTTGGGAAAAAGCGTTCGAGGTCAATCCGGCCGAGAACGATGCCGTACGCGCCTCTTGCGTCGAATTCGTGCTGGCCGGACTGTACGCCAAGGACCGGATTTCGCGCAGCCAGCATCATGGCAGGATCACTTATGAGCTCTGA
- a CDS encoding PDZ domain-containing protein → MFRLTMWVMLIVGVVPGVSVLAGPSAEDLLRVEQLQNTLAAVAEEVRPSVVAIRALRRFAAPHADASVTTLPSGRGRSVHGVLVPSIGSGVIIDRQGLILTNEHVVHDVDPDRIECILSTGDRYIVQGMTTDPRSDLAVLSIDAENLKPAVWGDVESLQQGHFVIVMGNPLGTAFDGDGRAAMSFGIVSALGQDLTQKLDPDRYYGNLIQTDARINPGNSGGPLVNLKGEVVGITTAVSSRSGGSDGVGYAISLGKDTRGIIDQLVDGQEVRYGYIGVHLQDRNRPRIGGRASARIVISSVEPESPAQRAGLREGDAILRFDNKPVANADELVRLVAMSGIGKAVPLSIVRDGQSLDLDVVPGLRPAPARGVNIEPDFTWRGMTFSVANSETRARFALPESATGPVVSVVVAGSPADKAGFRPGDVIAAVNGQPVGGFRRFRRWIQGLEGKVNLTIEGKPRRELVMP, encoded by the coding sequence ATGTTTCGTTTGACCATGTGGGTTATGCTTATCGTCGGCGTTGTGCCGGGGGTATCGGTCCTCGCGGGCCCATCGGCTGAGGATCTGCTGCGTGTGGAGCAGTTGCAGAACACGCTGGCGGCCGTGGCCGAGGAGGTTCGGCCGAGCGTGGTTGCGATTCGGGCCCTGCGCCGATTTGCCGCCCCGCACGCTGATGCGAGCGTGACGACCTTGCCGTCGGGCAGGGGCCGCTCGGTGCACGGGGTGCTCGTGCCGTCGATCGGGAGCGGCGTCATCATCGACCGACAGGGGCTGATCCTGACCAATGAGCACGTCGTTCATGACGTCGATCCGGACAGGATCGAGTGCATTCTGTCGACCGGAGACCGCTACATCGTCCAGGGGATGACGACCGACCCGCGGAGCGACCTGGCAGTCCTGTCGATTGACGCCGAGAACCTCAAGCCAGCCGTGTGGGGTGACGTTGAGTCGTTGCAGCAGGGTCATTTCGTCATCGTCATGGGGAACCCGCTGGGCACGGCTTTCGACGGCGACGGTCGTGCGGCCATGTCATTCGGCATCGTGAGCGCGTTGGGTCAGGATCTCACTCAAAAGCTTGATCCCGATCGCTACTACGGCAACCTGATCCAAACGGACGCAAGGATCAATCCGGGCAACAGCGGCGGCCCTCTGGTCAATCTCAAGGGCGAGGTGGTCGGCATAACGACAGCGGTCTCCTCGCGTTCCGGCGGCAGCGACGGCGTGGGGTATGCCATTTCGCTCGGCAAGGACACTCGGGGGATCATCGATCAGTTGGTCGACGGTCAGGAGGTCCGATACGGGTACATTGGCGTTCATCTTCAGGATCGGAATCGTCCGCGAATAGGCGGTCGTGCGAGCGCGAGAATCGTCATCTCGTCGGTAGAGCCGGAATCACCCGCCCAGCGGGCCGGGCTCAGGGAGGGAGACGCGATTCTGCGTTTCGACAACAAGCCGGTTGCCAATGCGGACGAGCTGGTACGTCTTGTTGCGATGTCGGGAATCGGCAAGGCAGTGCCGCTTTCGATCGTGCGAGACGGCCAGTCGCTGGATTTGGATGTTGTGCCGGGGCTACGACCGGCGCCGGCCCGGGGCGTGAACATTGAACCGGATTTCACCTGGCGAGGGATGACGTTCTCGGTCGCGAACTCGGAGACACGAGCCCGCTTCGCCCTGCCGGAGTCGGCCACGGGCCCGGTGGTCTCGGTGGTTGTGGCCGGCAGCCCGGCCGATAAGGCAGGTTTTCGTCCGGGCGACGTCATCGCGGCTGTGAACGGCCAGCCGGTCGGCGGGTTCCGGCGTTTCCGGCGTTGGATTCAGGGCCTTGAAGGCAAGGTGAATCTCACCATCGAAGGCAAACCCCGGCGCGAGCTGGTCATGCCGTAA
- a CDS encoding fibronectin type III domain-containing protein: MDLRLPFVRTVGVAVAACYVLTIGACHDDGRRVEWITSESAEFTITVAGTADHHRMGPGWKSDPGSTHNPTRLLIINNRGDRSVINPRIVVDGAPDWFDIHHIVCQIVRPGMTDEEKAFALWQWIRRNLSDGPTYGSPLWGDTRSMTRFMNACGTGACGTYHIVMPVIGKHAGLRTFSGCFADCSHAVQKEFFDGQERFLDAHIPHEEGQPGGWFALKLNNAELAGVDEIMEDRHLIDRAGAGPGRAGYVAYFGPGCGFHEEKPALDPRDMGMILRPGESIAWQWTMHAPPWQKGDQTSRADRHGSGYVKFRPRLSQEQVRYCADTTENLHFIERQGDEAVVPLDVSKAATVVYRLYCPYMMTRAAVEGRFETGDAGTATIEYSFDGRDYRPAWRSTSRGMHEPQVELPDDDRFHEPVFTHELWFRITLEGRQTCLSDLRLRGHFQAYRPSLPSLHAGSNRIRFSGRFDPDPGDNPALAKAVVVDYWWRDLPDLPVPRPPPAPVHPAPGGQFGFNETLRWRPAEVAGQAGIAGYEVYVSARPDLAWPVMPNTHRLIGSPDPATALVSPDVLRHGATYYWRVRGRSTDGMWGDWSPTWSFVAAGPGVPRDLKVTYDQPTGATSLSWSPPAEGSPVDHYEIYGSSEHGFSPLRSNEEARVHGGVVRRPKTLVEVTRDSHWDASARTEVFYRVVAVDMQGNRSAPTAVVKVPSPALLPVDLPPARVGHEYRFKLPARLRTGRFALSLRKGIITDGADTPRFALADIESLRIDPSTGELNGTPMVVGNHILKVHLEDGRGGKCDRQYALVVQP, from the coding sequence ATGGATCTGCGATTGCCATTCGTGAGAACAGTCGGCGTCGCCGTAGCGGCCTGTTATGTGCTGACGATTGGTGCTTGTCATGACGATGGCCGCCGGGTCGAGTGGATCACAAGCGAGAGTGCTGAGTTCACCATCACGGTCGCAGGCACGGCGGACCACCACCGTATGGGCCCGGGCTGGAAGAGCGACCCCGGCTCAACCCACAATCCCACTCGGCTGCTCATTATCAATAACCGCGGCGATCGGTCGGTGATCAACCCGCGCATTGTGGTCGATGGGGCACCGGACTGGTTTGACATTCATCACATTGTATGCCAGATCGTGCGCCCAGGCATGACCGATGAGGAAAAGGCTTTTGCCCTCTGGCAGTGGATTCGCCGTAATCTCAGCGACGGCCCAACCTACGGCAGCCCCCTTTGGGGCGACACGCGCAGCATGACCCGGTTCATGAACGCGTGCGGCACGGGGGCTTGCGGAACCTACCACATCGTGATGCCTGTCATCGGCAAGCACGCCGGCCTGCGAACCTTCAGCGGCTGTTTCGCCGACTGCAGCCATGCGGTTCAGAAGGAGTTCTTCGACGGCCAGGAACGATTCCTTGACGCTCACATCCCGCACGAGGAGGGTCAGCCGGGGGGGTGGTTCGCCCTCAAGCTCAACAATGCTGAGTTAGCTGGCGTGGACGAGATCATGGAGGATCGCCACCTGATCGACCGGGCTGGCGCTGGCCCCGGCCGCGCGGGCTACGTCGCCTACTTCGGCCCCGGTTGCGGGTTTCATGAGGAAAAGCCGGCGCTCGATCCGCGCGACATGGGCATGATTCTTCGTCCCGGAGAGAGCATCGCCTGGCAGTGGACGATGCACGCACCACCGTGGCAGAAAGGCGATCAGACGAGCAGAGCAGACCGACATGGCTCAGGCTACGTGAAATTCCGCCCTCGGCTCTCGCAAGAGCAGGTTCGATACTGCGCGGACACGACGGAGAACCTTCACTTCATTGAACGACAGGGCGACGAGGCCGTCGTCCCCCTCGACGTCTCAAAGGCGGCGACCGTAGTCTATCGTCTGTACTGCCCGTACATGATGACGCGGGCCGCGGTGGAGGGACGATTTGAAACCGGCGACGCCGGCACCGCGACGATCGAATACAGCTTCGATGGCCGCGATTACAGGCCCGCTTGGCGTTCCACGAGCAGGGGCATGCACGAACCGCAGGTCGAACTCCCCGATGACGATCGTTTTCATGAGCCGGTGTTCACCCACGAGCTCTGGTTCCGGATTACTCTTGAGGGCAGACAGACATGCTTGAGTGATCTGAGGCTGCGTGGCCATTTCCAGGCATACCGACCGTCATTGCCCAGTCTGCACGCAGGCAGCAATCGCATCCGGTTCTCGGGCCGATTCGATCCTGATCCAGGCGATAATCCCGCCTTGGCGAAGGCCGTTGTGGTTGATTACTGGTGGCGGGATTTGCCTGACCTGCCCGTCCCGAGGCCGCCTCCGGCACCGGTGCACCCGGCCCCCGGCGGGCAGTTCGGCTTCAACGAGACCCTGCGATGGCGGCCCGCCGAGGTGGCCGGGCAGGCGGGAATTGCCGGTTACGAGGTCTACGTTTCCGCTCGTCCCGACCTGGCTTGGCCGGTCATGCCGAATACGCATCGACTCATCGGCTCACCTGATCCCGCTACGGCACTCGTATCCCCGGATGTCCTCCGTCACGGTGCGACATACTACTGGCGCGTTCGCGGGCGAAGTACGGACGGCATGTGGGGCGATTGGAGTCCGACGTGGTCGTTCGTGGCGGCGGGGCCCGGTGTCCCACGCGATCTGAAGGTCACATACGACCAGCCCACAGGAGCCACATCCCTTAGCTGGTCGCCGCCGGCTGAGGGATCGCCCGTGGATCATTACGAAATCTACGGCAGCAGCGAACACGGCTTCTCGCCGTTGCGCTCGAACGAGGAAGCACGTGTTCACGGCGGGGTGGTCCGACGGCCCAAGACCCTCGTCGAGGTGACACGGGATAGCCACTGGGATGCGTCGGCCCGGACGGAGGTGTTTTATCGCGTCGTGGCGGTCGACATGCAGGGCAACCGCAGTGCTCCCACGGCCGTCGTCAAAGTTCCTTCCCCGGCGTTGCTCCCGGTCGATCTGCCCCCAGCCAGGGTTGGTCACGAATACCGCTTCAAGCTGCCCGCGCGACTCCGCACCGGCCGCTTCGCTTTGTCATTGAGAAAAGGCATCATCACCGATGGCGCCGACACGCCGAGATTCGCGCTGGCCGATATCGAATCGCTCAGGATCGATCCATCAACAGGTGAATTGAATGGTACCCCAATGGTCGTGGGAAACCACATCCTGAAGGTCCATCTTGAGGACGGTCGGGGCGGCAAATGCGATCGCCAGTACGCGCTTGTCGTGCAACCCTAG